The following coding sequences are from one Nicotiana tabacum cultivar K326 chromosome 1, ASM71507v2, whole genome shotgun sequence window:
- the LOC142164185 gene encoding uncharacterized protein LOC142164185 yields the protein MNYIVTEQELLAIVYAFEKFQAFLLGSKAIVYIDHVVFRYLMAKKDAKPRLIQWVLLLQEFNFEVKDRKGTQNQVEDHLSRLEEAGRPKGDLEINDAFLDEHILALSSTFAPWYADIANYLVSDLISDGLKSYQKKMFLRDCRRYYWEEQFLFHVYADNIIRRCVPEEEIMPILKACHDSLVGGHHGGNRTAAKVLECEYYWLSIYHDSNKMVKACD from the coding sequence ATGAATTACATAGTGACTGAGCAAGAACTTCTCGCCATTGTTTATGCCTTTGAGAAGTTTCAGGCTTTTTTGTTGGGATCCAAGGCGATAGTGTACATAGATCATGTTGTGTTTCGCTAtctcatggcaaagaaggatgcaaAACCTCGGTTGATTCAATGGGTCTTGTTGTTGCAAGAATTTAACTTTGAGGTCAAGGATCGCAAGGGAACTCAAAATCAAGTAGAGGATCATTTATCAAGGCTTGAAGAGGCAGGGAGGCCAAAGGGAGATCTTGAGATCAATGATGCATTCTTGGATGAACACATATTGGCACTATCTAGCACGTTTGCTCcttggtatgctgatattgctaactACTTGGTTAGTGACCTTATTTCGGATGGATTGAAATCCTATCAAAAGAAGATGTTTTTAAGAGACTGTCGACGATACTATTgggaagaacaattcttgttcCATGTTTATGCTGACAACATCATCAGAAGGTGTGTTCCAGAGGAAGAGATTATGCCAATTCTAAAGGCATGCCATGACTCGCTGGTTGGGGGTCATCATGGGGGAAATCGAACGGCGGCTAAGGTGCTTGAATGTGAATACTATTGGCTATCAATCTATCATGATTCCAATAAAATGGTCAAGGCTTGTGACTAA